Below is a genomic region from Equus caballus isolate H_3958 breed thoroughbred chromosome X, TB-T2T, whole genome shotgun sequence.
cacttaaccgctgagccactgggccggccccaagccaGGAAATTACACAACTTATTTAAGACTCTCAATTACTCTGTATTGCTAAAACCTAAATAATTTTTTCACATCCCTACAAAATCTTCAGAATAACCTACAGAAAGAAatctttagtttaaaaaatgcatgttGATCCAGGAATAAGATacgttttttccttttatcctaCTCTGATGTCCTTTAGTAGAGTTTTGTATTACCATTCgagttgcaaatatttcttaaatttattccttagcTCTTTTATATGTTTTGTTACTTTTATAAAGAAACTTATTTTTCTATCGAAGTGGATTTATTCATGTAAAATACACTTACGCTGTACCATTGAGTGATAACGGCCGGTTGTAGGGCAGTATATGTGGTTGCGTGAATGAAGCGTTGTATAACAAAAATCTATCTGAAATCTcttggtattatttcttacaactgcatgtgaatctatgatgatctcaaaataaaaagtttagggctggcccgatggcatagtggttaagttcacatgctctgcttcggcggcccagggtttgcaggctcagatcctgggtgcagacctagcaccgctcattgagccatgctgtggcagtgtcccacataaaatagaggaagactggcacaagtgttagctcagtgacaatcttcctcaagtaaaaagaggaagattggcaacagatgttagcgcagggccaatcttcctcacacacagaaaaataaaaataaacaaaataaaaagtttaatttcaaaaaggcaatgagagagaAGTCATAAAAGGCCTAAGGTGGCCTTAGGTTTATAGAAACAAACAAAGCTGGGAAGCAAACACAATAGATATTAATAGCAGTTATCTCTGGAATATGATGTATAATGGTGGAGCATTGATTTAtcttttggtttatattttctgattttcaaacaattaataagtattatttgcataataaacacaaatataaattaatactttAGAATagatattgaattaaaaaaattaaaacaagctaTTTCCTAGCACAAAAAAGGATGATTCTAAACTGCCAGAGAGCCAATAAGATCTTGGGGGAGGTGGTGATACCCTCCCCACATGCCAACTGCAAGATGTGCCGAGAACAACTCATCCGATTAACACCCTCACCTCAGAGGTTACTCCATACTCTTCTGCCTCACCCCTCCTGATCTTTTCCTGTCTTAGtcctcatttctttcatttcctccctccccctgcttccttccagccacctcttttcctctccttctcatcttttctgtcttttcctttcctttgtccttttccttttcattttctttctctctcccttctcccactttAATTGGTCGTAATTGAGAACCAAGgtgaatttatttgttttatcttttgaaaattgtTAAGTTTGTCTTCactatagaaaaattagaaagtacaGATGAAGGAGAGACTGCAATCCTATCACTCAGAGATACTCACTAATAATATTTTAgttcatatttattcatattttctgtgcaaaaattctatatttttattaaaaatgctatactatacataattttttctaatcttctttttcatttatgtcaacatataaaaatctatGAATTTTTAAGTTGCCTAGTACTATATTGTATGGGTGTGCTATAACGTCTTTAGCCAATCTTCAATTGTTGGACATTTTGTGCTCTTATAAAGAACTCTGTAAAGCACACActtgtatatatatcttttcacACCTGTCCAATTATTTCTTTAGACTAAATGCCTAGAAAAGGAATGAATGGCCAAAGGGCATTCCcacatttttaaagctttccattgccaaattgccctccaaaatGTACCAATTAACTCTCTCTCCTGCGATGTATGAGGCTGCCCATTGCCCCAGTCCTTATAAACACTACCATTATCACACTTTCAGTCTTTGTTGTATCTTTTGAATAtagattaatttttattgttcttaattttaaaagcagaCAATATGGTTGTTCAATATTTTGATCtcttaaaaatactaaaataagtTGCTTTCTACTAGTGGGTGCCTGTTGGTAGTCTTCTTTTCTTTACagaaaactttccttttcttttctttaaagaagagCTTTTAAAAGGGCTCCTGATAGAAATAAGATGCTCCATCCCTGTTCGACATCTTTCCTTCCCTTGATCTGTCACTCTGTCCTTGGACAGGTATCCCTCTGTGCCCCATGCCACACTCCATGAGGGCATTAAAGAGGCTTTCCATCTGCCCCTAATCTTAGGTACCAGCTGCAAAGTATGCATTCAATTATAACTGTTTCATTTCTGCCAATATTCCCacaattatcatcatcatcatctacatttataattattttccaatttccaaAAGGATTTCTTATACATCAACTCCTCACAACCGTCCCATGAGTTAAGTTGGGCATGCATGAGTCTGGGCCTTGGAGTGAGACAGGCCTGGGTTGAAATCCTGGGCCGTCACTTAACTGCTCTGAGCTCATTTTCTCTacctgtaaagtggagataataatacttcagaggattggtggcaggtctAAATAACATATGTAGAGCTCTTAGTGCAGTCCTATTATTGACAGGTGAaataactgaggctcagagaactgaAGGGATTTGTACAAGTCATAGTCAAGCCCAGGGATTCTGACCCTAGAGAATTACGTAATGAATACCCTCTACCCACCACCTAGCTTTAAAAAGAATTACAGCAACAAACTGAAGACTCCATGCATCCTTCCCTAATCccattcctcttcctccctcccacctccttctctccttgcctccacccaggtaaccactatcctgaattTGGTGTTTATTATTCTCACGATGTTTCTATACTTCTACTCCATATCGATATGTCTGTGAGCAACTCTGGTATTGTTCTATATGCTTTTAAACTTTATATGCACAGTATCAGATTGTGCATATCATCCTGCAGCTAGTTTTTTTTACTCAATAGTTTTTGAGACTTAACCATGTTGATACATGGAAttctagtttatttattttaaactcagtttagtattccactatatgaatataccacaactGTATTACCTATTTTCCCATTGATAGATATTTAAATTACTTCCAATTTTATGCCATGACAAACATTCATGCAATGGACATTCTCATATCTAACTCCTTGTAAACATGAGCAAGAATTCCTCTAAATTCTCCTTAGGTCATAAGATATGAGCAGATTCAGTTTTACTAGATACTGccagtttttcaaagtggttgtagtAATACATGCTCCCAATAGCAATGCGTAATCAACTCCTATTGCTACAGATCTTCACCGACACAGTATGGTCAGACTTTAAAATTTCTGACAATCTGATGGGTGTGaaatgttatctcattgtggttttaatttgcatttatctgatTTCTTAGGAGACTGGACATGTTTTCATATCTTATTGGCCATTCCATTTTGCACTTCTGCGAAGAGCCTATCTTTGCACACTTTTAtattgagatatttttatttttattattgacttgtgGGAGTTGTTTATAATTACAAATGCTAACCTTTTGTCTGTtgtatgtgttgcaaatattttctcccaggtgtGTACTTGTTTCATTGTTTGTAAAGACTCTTAATGTAAAGAAGTTCTAAATTTTGCTGTAGTCAAAtgtattaattcttttctttatggcCGCACTGTTTCTATCATATTACATTGTCTCTCCGTGTCTTCCTATGAGCCATTTAAGACCTCCTTTTCCCTTCAGGCCTGACTCCTTTGTCTCCCCTCTGTCTCCTTTGCCTGCAGTGTTCGTTATGTTGACTTGTGCCTTTCGCTATGGCCATGATGACTTGGATGTGATTGGTTTGACATTCCGCAAGGATCTGTATGTACAGGTCCAGCAAGTGGTCCCCCCTGAGCCCTCCAGCCCCCAGGGGCCTCTCACAGTCCTACAGGAGCGACTGCTGCACAAGCTGGGGGAAAATGCTTACCCCTTTACTCTGCAGGTACTGACCCCAAGTCCTGGGCAAGGTTTCCAGGGAAAATTAAGAGAGGAAGCTAAAGCAGGAGAATAGGGGAAAactgtctctatttcttctgttgGCTGACCTCTTTCTCATCTCTAGATGGCTGTCAACCTGCCTTGTTCGGTGACACTGCAGCCAGATCCTGAAGATACAGGAAAGGTGAGGTCTGGGTTCTGAGAAAGTTGGACAGATGGTTAGTGCTgggaggagggacagagggacaagTGGACAAGACTGAAGAAATAGACAGCTAAGGGATGAGGTCAGGTATTTCCTTACATGCCCATGAGGAAGGGAGGGGTAGTGTTGGAAAtgagttctctttgtctctgcccctttgcagGCCTGTGGGATTGACTTTGAAGTGAAAAGTTTCTGTGCTGAAAACCTGGAGGAGAAAATCTCCAAGAGGTATTCTCCTTGGTCCTTTCCAAAATCCCTGCCTCCAGCCTGCACCAGGAAACAGCTCTTCTTCTCAGGACAGAAGCGGCGCTACTTCTAACCTCCATAGCACCATCATTACCAACTCAGATGCCCAGTTCTGATTCCcctctgaattttcttctttgctctagGGCAAGGGTCAGTagacttttctgtaaagggccaaaaaagtaaatatttaggctttgtgagccatatagtttctgttgcaactactccaCTTTGCCATTGTAGTgcgaaagcagccacagatacaacgtaaatgaatgagcatggctgtgttccaatacaactttatttacagacactgaaatttgaattttatataatttccaactgtcatgaaatattaattttctttgatttttttcaaccatttaaaaatggaataacTGTTCTTAGCTTGTGGGCCATACAAGaacaggcagcaggccagatttggccagtgagccatagtttgctgacccgtAGGTCAATGTAGGTCTAGATACCTACATTGAGGGTCTAGAGGAGTTCTATGAGGGAGGCCTTCCTCCCCCTTTACTCCCCAAGCAAAGACTGGGCTATGGTGTTGGCATGGGAAAGGTCTGTGGGTCCCAAAGGAGACTTTCTAGCTAACCCCTTGGCCTCTACTCAGAGACTCCGTGAGGCTGGTGATTCGGAAAATACAGTTTGCACCCCTGGAGCCAGGCCCTGGCCCCTCAGCCCAGACCGTCCGCCGCTTCCTTCTGTCAGCTCAGCCCCTACAACTCCAGGCCTGGATGGACAGGGAGGTTTGTGACCCCCACTTCCTGTCTCCTACCCCGCAACCCCTCTGAAACCCTTTCTTCACTGATTTTCTACTTGGGTAGACAGGGTGTAAGCCAGGGTGGCGATAGCACTAACGGAATAGCAATTCTAGGTCTTGACCCAGGCATTCTCATTCCAACCTTGCGATGGGCCTCTCCTCCTACTTCAGGTTCACTACCATGGCAAACCCATCTCTGTCAATGTTTCTATCAACAACTGCACCAACAAGGTcatcaaaaaaatcaagatatcAGGTGAACCTCTTTTCCTATTTCCTGCACCTGGTCCCAAATCCACAGGTCTTTTTCCAAAACTCTGCCCCACTCACCCAGTCTGCATTCGTCTAGGCTTTCCCTCCAATGCAGGCTTATCAATATAAGTATCTTTGCCCATGAGCACATTTTAGTGCATCATGCATAGTGTGCCCATGTATAAGGTCACTCCTGAGGGCAGTGAGTCGGGGTCTTGAGGATTACTGACTGATTATCGTCATGTGCTTTTCCTGGCTGTTCAGTTGACCAGACCACAGATGTTGTCCTGTATTCACTAGACAAGTACACCAAGACTGTGTTCACTCAGGAGTTCACGTGAGCTGGCGCTGCGGCCGGGGTCAGAGAACCAAAGGGTGGGGTGATGGGAAGagggctggaggcagaggaggaattGGGGTAAGAAGGAAGTGGGTAAGAGCCCAGGACTGAGGAAGGTCAAGGTGAGGGCTGACATGGAGAAAGGGAGGGATTCCCAGGAGAACTATAGGGAGAATACCTACAAGAGGATCATCAAAATGCTGAGAGAGGGAAGGGGCATAAGGATTTCCCACCAGAGGGAATTCTTCCATTCTCCACAGTTAGACAAGCCAGCTCTCTGGGATACTCCAGTAGATTCATGAACTTATGCAAGATATTCTTGGGAATGAAGGTACCCTTAGTTGGCAAGCCTAGCCTAAGTTCTTCTCCTTTCAAAGGGAAACTATAGCTGCCAACTCCAGCTTCTCCAAGAGCTTTGCGGTCACCCCACTCCTGGATGCCAAATGCCAGAAACAGGGCCTGGCACTGGATGGCAAACTCAAGCATGGTGATACCAATCTGGCCTCCAGCACGATGTAAGCTCAAATGTAACTCCCAACCTCCATTTTCTATCCCTAACACATTCTGCATGCTATATGTATAGTTCTAAGGCTTTACCTTCAATGAAgcctacttattttttaaaatgtccctAGGCTAGTGTTCAGAGATCCCTCTGGGCCTGAGGGCCAACGGAAAGCTAAGTAATACCCATGGGACCAATGGCAGGCTTAGGTCAAAGgcaacaagaaaggaaaaagtggagAGGACAAATTCCTTACGTTGTATAATACTTCACAGTTCACAAAGGTCTTACACATGTACTATGTTATCTTCATAAGAATCCTATTAAAGTAGGGTGGATAGGCGTTCTTATTCCATTTTACACTTAAggaccctgaggctcagagagatgaaggaaCTTGTCTAAGCTTGCATAGCTAACAACAAGTGGCAGAGGGAGAACGGATTCTATCACATGGCATCTGGCTCTAACTCTGTAATCTCTACAGTAGCTACTCTCTAGGGAAGATAGATAGAAATGGAGTAGAGGACTAGGAGAtgagaaatggaggaaaaggaggacaaaAAAGGAGAATGATAGGAACTGACAGAATTCTATCAAGTCATTCATTTGGTCCTATGCCTTCAGAGGTCCTAGTGTTAGATGTGTCTTCCACCAAAAACCATCTGACAAGTGTTAATTCCCCTACCTCTCCTCATGCCTTATCAGTCATGTAGCTATAGACTGTTATCGCTAGAAAGACTCTTAGAAATCATTCAAACAGCATTATTTTATAGATAGAAGATCAGCATCCCAGAGCAATGAAGAGACTTTCCCAAGATCATACAGATTTCTGTGTCTTGCTTTTCAATCAGCGAGTTTTTTATTGAGCATGTTACATGCTCATTCCCATGCTAAGCAACGTGGGAAGATACAAAGAAGTTTATGACAGTCTCTGCCTTCAGTCAATTTATGGCCTAGATGAGGAACAAAGAGGAGTGAAAATACAATCTAACAGTTAAATGTTAGTACATGTGGTTCAGATTATAAAGCCAATAGAAGTTAAAAGAAGCCAGCACAGCTGGAGAGAGTTTCCTGGCAGAGATAGAATGAGCTGAATCTTGAAGAATGGGTAGGATCTGGATAtcaacagaggaagaaaagagcatTCTAGATTGGCAGCACAGCATGGGCAAAGGCTAGAAGGTGGGAATCTGCATGGCATGTTCTGAGGCATGGAGAGAGGCTCTGCTGAGGTTGTATCCCAGGTGTTAGGGACTTAGGGCAGAAAAAGTTAGGAAGGTCAGGTGGGGCCAGATTATTAAGAGTCATGAAAGCCAATCAGACTAGTTACATTCAGAGAGGTAGGCTCTTGAGCAGAGAGTGACAAGGTAAAAGTGGTTTTAGGAAGAGAAATGTGGTCCCAATGAGTAGGAGAGATTAGAGCCTGGGAGACCTGTTACAAGACAAAAAATGCACAGGAAGGGACTGGGGGACTGAATGAAttactcccccccccccaaacacaCAACAATGAATACTACCACCTTCAGTCTTCGACCTGGAA
It encodes:
- the ARR3 gene encoding arrestin-C isoform X2, whose amino-acid sequence is MANTSKVFKKTCSNGKLSIYLGKRDFVDHVDTVEPIDGVVLVDPDYLKGRKMFVMLTCAFRYGHDDLDVIGLTFRKDLYVQVQQVVPPEPSSPQGPLTVLQERLLHKLGENAYPFTLQMAVNLPCSVTLQPDPEDTGKACGIDFEVKSFCAENLEEKISKRDSVRLVIRKIQFAPLEPGPGPSAQTVRRFLLSAQPLQLQAWMDREVHYHGKPISVNVSINNCTNKVIKKIKISVDQTTDVVLYSLDKYTKTVFTQEFTETIAANSSFSKSFAVTPLLDAKCQKQGLALDGKLKHGDTNLASSTILRPGMDKELLGILVSYKVRVNLMVSCGGILGDLTASDVGVELPLILMHPKPSQALRT
- the ARR3 gene encoding arrestin-C isoform X3, with the protein product MFVMLTCAFRYGHDDLDVIGLTFRKDLYVQVQQVVPPEPSSPQGPLTVLQERLLHKLGENAYPFTLQMAVNLPCSVTLQPDPEDTGKACGIDFEVKSFCAENLEEKISKRDSVRLVIRKIQFAPLEPGPGPSAQTVRRFLLSAQPLQLQAWMDREVHYHGKPISVNVSINNCTNKVIKKIKISVDQTTDVVLYSLDKYTKTVFTQEFTETIAANSSFSKSFAVTPLLDAKCQKQGLALDGKLKHGDTNLASSTILRPGMDKELLGILVSYKVRVNLMVSCGGILGDLTASDVGVELPLILMHPKPSQALRT
- the ARR3 gene encoding arrestin-C isoform X4 translates to MTEPSSFFPSFQKRLNINSMANTSKVFKKTCSNGKLSIYLGKRDFVDHVDTVEPIDGVVLVDPDYLKGRKMFVMLTCAFRYGHDDLDVIGLTFRKDLYVQVQQVVPPEPSSPQGPLTVLQERLLHKLGENAYPFTLQMAVNLPCSVTLQPDPEDTGKACGIDFEVKSFCAENLEEKISKRDSVRLVIRKIQFAPLEPGPGPSAQTVRRFLLSAQPLQLQAWMDREVHYHGKPISVNVSINNCTNKVIKKIKISVDQTTDVVLYSLDKYTKTVFTQEFTETIAANSSFSKSFAVTPLLDAKCQKQGLALDGKLKHGDTNLASSTILRPGMDKELLGILVSYKVRVNLMVSCGGILGDLTASDVGVELPLILMHPKPSQEAASSEDIVIEEFTRQEPGEEESQEALAAEGDEGS
- the ARR3 gene encoding arrestin-C isoform X1 produces the protein MTEPSSFFPSFQKRLNINSMANTSKVFKKTCSNGKLSIYLGKRDFVDHVDTVEPIDGVVLVDPDYLKGRKMFVMLTCAFRYGHDDLDVIGLTFRKDLYVQVQQVVPPEPSSPQGPLTVLQERLLHKLGENAYPFTLQMAVNLPCSVTLQPDPEDTGKACGIDFEVKSFCAENLEEKISKRDSVRLVIRKIQFAPLEPGPGPSAQTVRRFLLSAQPLQLQAWMDREVHYHGKPISVNVSINNCTNKVIKKIKISVDQTTDVVLYSLDKYTKTVFTQEFTETIAANSSFSKSFAVTPLLDAKCQKQGLALDGKLKHGDTNLASSTILRPGMDKELLGILVSYKVRVNLMVSCGGILGDLTASDVGVELPLILMHPKPSQALRT